AGGTTATGAAGAAGCTGCTGCACAGGGACTTATAGCAGGAATCAATGCAGCTTTAAAAGTTTTCAAAAAAGAACCATTCGTCCTAAAAAGGTCTGAATCCTATATTGGTGTGTTAATTGATGACCTTGTAACTTTGGGCACAAAAGAACCTTACAGGATGTTCACTTCACGCGCAGAATACCGGCTTTTTTTAAGGCAGGATAATGCTGATATGAGGCTTATGAAATACGGAAGAGAACTAGGGTTAATTACTGAAGAAGCATATAACTATACTGAAGAGAAAAGAAAAATAATTAATGAAAAAATTTTCTATTTAAAAAACACATCACTAAATCCATCTAAAGAAACAAACAAAGCTCTTGAAATGATTGGTGAAATTGAGATTTCTATACCACAGAGCCTTGACCAGATACTCAAAAGACCAGAGATAAGCTTTGAGCATATAAAAAAAATAAGCGATGGTTTGGATAAAATTCCTCAAGATATTGCAAGGCAGATTGAAATCCAGGTAAAATATGAGGGGTATATAAAAAGGCAGGAACATATGATTGAGAAATTCAAAAAACTTGAAAACATAAAAATTCCACAGGAAATAAAATATAGTGAAATAAAGGGGCTTTCCAGAGAAGCTATTGAAAAATTTGAAAATATAAAACCAATAAGCCTTGGCCAGGCATCAAGGATATCTGGAATAACCCCAGCTGCTATTTCAGCGCTAATGGTTTATATTAAAGTAAAATATGAAAACAGTAAACTTAAAGCAGGGCAACAGATTCTTTGAGTATTATTTTAAACTATTATTTCATCTTTAATTAACCCATGCCTTACCATTTCTTAAAAGAAATTTTTGATAGAGCGAAATTCCCTTTTATCCTTGATAAAGAGAAAGAGGAGAAATTTTGTATTTACCTTGAGGAACTTCAAAAATGGAACAAAAAAATAAACCTTACTTCAATAAAAGATAATGATGAAATAATAGAAAAACTTTTTCTTGACTCAGTTTTTTTTCTTAAATTTTTTAATATAGAGCCTGGTTCTTATTGTCTTGATATTGGTTCCGGAGCAGGATTTCCAGGAATACCTATTAAAATAATGTCTCAGGAGATAAATCTTTTTCTTCTTGAGGCTACAAAGAAGAAAGTCTCTTTTTTGAAACATATTTCAAGAATCCTTTCATTAGAAAAAATTCATATAGTTAATAAAAGGCTTGAAGAGATATCAAATGATAAGAATTTTTTTGGAAAGTTTGAATTAATAATTACTCGCGCTGTATCTCCATCTCTAAAACTCATTACAGATTCTTATAAACTCTTAAGCAAAAAGGGCGTTTTAATATATTTCGGGGGCGAGAATCCCAAAAGGAATTTCATTGTTGAAAAAAACTTTTTTGCAACTTCGGATCTGAAAACCTATCAGCTTCCGCTCAGCAAACTGAATCGAACTCTTATAATTTTTAGGAAATAAAATCTTTTTGGAGTCTTTTCCAACTAGTACTGAAAAGCATGACTGTTGTGTATCTTATAGCAAGTTTTTATAATTTTAAAAAATCCTCTTGACAAAAATAGACGGCTAGGGTATTGAAGAAAGAACTTATCACCTGTGGGTCTGGTGGCAAGTAACAATACATCTAAAAGACCCGGATTTGAATTACTTGTGAATCGGATTTTAAGCGGAGAGTCTGGAAAGAATTAACCTCGTCAGAGTATCTTCCCGTTCTACACCCCATTTAATTATCTGAGTCTCAAGAAAACCCTAACTTATTGGAGGTTATATGGGTAAAAAATTGTATGTGGGTAGTCTCCCTTATTCTTTTAGCGAGGGACAATTGGTAGAACTTTTTTCTCAGTACGGCGCTGTAGAATCAGGAAAAGTAATTTCTGATAAATATACAGGCCAGTCAAAAGGGTTTGGCTTTGTGGAAATGAAGTCTGATGAAGATGCTCAGAAAGCCATAGATGCCCTTAACGAAACTCAGATTGAAGGAAGGAAAATAGTAGTTAATGAAGCACGTCCCATGGAGAGTAAGCCCCGTAGCGATCGCGGTGGAGGCGGAGGAGGAAGAAGAGGCGGAGGAGGAGGCGGCGGCGGAGGCAACCGCAGTAGCAGATGGTAAGCTAAACTAACAAAGCACCAATTCTATAGGGGTGGAGAAAAAACTCCACCCTTTTTTTGCAAATATCAAAACTCAAAGTAATTCCCAAATAACAAATTCCAAACTTTAAATAAATTCCTATGACAGAAATATCAACCAAGCTTATTTAATTTTAGTCATTAAGTAATCTAAGGTTGCATTTTACTTGGAATCTGGTGCTTGAAATTTGTTTTTTTTATTATTGTTCCACGTGAAACATTTTTAGCAAATCTGACAATCCATTAAATTATAAAAAACCTACAGTAGAAATTCTATTCCTTGTTTTTGATGAACGAAAGACAAGCAGTCTATAAGCTATTAGTAATTAATAGCATTAACCATCTTGTTCCACGTGAAACATTTGCAATTTTTCCTTGCCTTAAAATCCTTAAATATGATAATTTATATATAATTTCATGATTACGCAGATTAATAATTTGTAATCTTTTTAATTCAATAATTAAGAGATACCTTTGAGTAAAATTATCGCTGTTGCAAATCAAAAGGGC
The nucleotide sequence above comes from Candidatus Schekmanbacteria bacterium RIFCSPLOWO2_02_FULL_38_14. Encoded proteins:
- a CDS encoding RNA-binding protein codes for the protein MGKKLYVGSLPYSFSEGQLVELFSQYGAVESGKVISDKYTGQSKGFGFVEMKSDEDAQKAIDALNETQIEGRKIVVNEARPMESKPRSDRGGGGGGRRGGGGGGGGGNRSSRW
- a CDS encoding 16S rRNA (guanine(527)-N(7))-methyltransferase RsmG, encoding MPYHFLKEIFDRAKFPFILDKEKEEKFCIYLEELQKWNKKINLTSIKDNDEIIEKLFLDSVFFLKFFNIEPGSYCLDIGSGAGFPGIPIKIMSQEINLFLLEATKKKVSFLKHISRILSLEKIHIVNKRLEEISNDKNFFGKFELIITRAVSPSLKLITDSYKLLSKKGVLIYFGGENPKRNFIVEKNFFATSDLKTYQLPLSKLNRTLIIFRK